From the Desulfohalovibrio reitneri genome, one window contains:
- a CDS encoding superoxide dismutase, with product MTDRRTVLKMGAVASAALLSGGLGLAGTAWSMEGPVRQPPLPYPMDALEPVISERTLSFHYGKHHAGYVAKTNKLLEENNIPFNGLEELVIFAYNHPGMDDLFDNASQVWNHTFYWNSMKPGGSPVRGRLKALAEESFGSVGGMKDALKRAASTRFGSGYAWLIYQDGRIKAMNSMNALSPLVVSGAIPLLTVDVWEHAYYLDYQNRRGEYMDMLLDNAIDWDFADANLP from the coding sequence ATGACTGATCGCAGAACCGTTTTGAAAATGGGTGCCGTGGCCTCGGCCGCGCTGCTCTCCGGCGGGCTGGGCCTGGCCGGAACGGCGTGGTCCATGGAAGGGCCCGTCCGCCAGCCCCCGCTGCCGTACCCCATGGACGCGCTGGAGCCGGTGATATCCGAGCGCACTCTCTCCTTCCACTACGGCAAGCACCACGCCGGATACGTTGCCAAGACCAACAAGCTGCTGGAGGAGAACAATATCCCCTTCAACGGCCTGGAGGAACTGGTCATCTTCGCCTACAACCACCCGGGCATGGACGACCTGTTCGACAACGCCTCCCAGGTCTGGAACCATACCTTCTACTGGAATTCCATGAAGCCCGGCGGCTCCCCAGTGCGTGGCCGCCTGAAAGCCCTGGCCGAGGAATCCTTCGGCTCGGTGGGGGGCATGAAGGACGCCCTTAAGCGGGCCGCGTCCACGCGCTTCGGCTCCGGCTACGCTTGGCTCATCTACCAGGACGGCCGCATCAAGGCCATGAACTCCATGAACGCCCTCTCCCCACTGGTGGTTTCCGGCGCCATACCCCTGCTGACCGTGGACGTCTGGGAGCACGCCTACTACCTGGACTACCAGAACCGCAGGGGCGAATACATGGACATGCTTCTGGACAACGCCATCGACTGGGACTTCGCCGACGCCAACCTGCCCTGA
- a CDS encoding ADP-ribosylglycohydrolase family protein — translation MQATDHADRAAGAVMGALIGDALAVGPHWYYDLDQLRRDYGPWIDDYQPPRPGRYHEGLSAGDHSQTGQVAAMLLESVAKLGGYDRDDFTRRLDDLLDTLDGTPEGGRYTDEAMREVWTARKERGEPWSNAGSLSDTAEAAIRAPVLAARYADDLSALREALIDNVRLTHAGAETAGQSMAFGLVTAGLIRGMDPEEVSGWLREELADYGLPGPCGDPRRGQLIDAVLLPAWTCRSARGPAGCIEPAIEACRLFGLACSMRYSYPAALYLAARFEGDFEKAVLTAVNGGGNNMSRAALTGALCGAMTGLSNIPERFIVGLEDGERLRGLALDVSGRE, via the coding sequence ATGCAAGCCACCGATCACGCCGACAGGGCGGCGGGCGCCGTCATGGGCGCGCTCATCGGCGACGCCCTGGCCGTTGGGCCGCACTGGTACTACGACCTGGACCAGCTGCGGCGGGATTATGGCCCCTGGATCGACGACTACCAGCCGCCCAGGCCGGGCCGCTATCACGAGGGGCTCTCCGCCGGGGACCACTCCCAGACCGGGCAGGTGGCGGCCATGCTGCTGGAGTCCGTGGCTAAGCTGGGAGGGTACGACCGGGACGATTTCACTCGCCGTCTGGACGACTTGCTGGACACCCTGGACGGCACCCCCGAGGGCGGCCGCTACACGGACGAGGCCATGCGCGAGGTCTGGACCGCCCGCAAGGAGCGGGGGGAGCCGTGGTCAAACGCGGGCAGCCTGTCTGACACGGCCGAGGCGGCCATCCGGGCCCCGGTGCTGGCCGCCCGCTACGCGGACGACCTTTCCGCCCTGCGCGAGGCCCTCATCGACAACGTCCGCCTGACCCATGCCGGGGCGGAGACCGCCGGGCAGTCGATGGCCTTCGGCCTGGTCACGGCCGGGCTCATCCGGGGCATGGATCCGGAGGAAGTGTCCGGCTGGCTGCGGGAGGAACTCGCGGACTACGGCCTGCCCGGCCCGTGCGGCGATCCCAGGCGCGGGCAGCTCATCGACGCCGTGCTCCTGCCCGCCTGGACCTGTCGGTCGGCGCGCGGCCCGGCGGGCTGCATCGAGCCCGCCATCGAGGCCTGCCGCCTCTTTGGCCTGGCTTGTTCCATGCGCTACAGCTACCCGGCAGCCCTCTACCTGGCGGCGCGGTTCGAGGGGGATTTCGAGAAGGCGGTGCTCACGGCGGTTAACGGCGGGGGGAACAACATGTCCCGGGCCGCCCTCACCGGCGCGCTGTGCGGGGCCATGACCGGCTTGTCGAACATACCGGAGCGGTTCATCGTCGGCTTGGAGGACGGCGAGCGTCTGCGGGGGCTGGCCCTGGACGTGTCCGGGAGGGAATGA
- a CDS encoding HD-GYP domain-containing protein, protein MAGTLGSEYLEISPNLLTCLPRARPPVNLYRYDEGVDRVVLYRERDRVLSSRVKAEMESICQEGRLFLARGDFAAFSELLSRNLGAALFEDTLGDGEKAVVVGDALAARLGDFLSQPLASTVEPLAHDLALLADWLWADSNRVFSLKRGIRVRRELTDHGVNVCLLGTALYVLSSHEKDIREHLSQAALGFLLHDVGMTNVPDHIRGKESTLLHKERVRVEEHPEVGLKILRRVGGLSERSLRAVAEHHERLDGSGYPRRLKAGEISREGRVCALADAYAAMTNERLYARTLSAEEGARTIVSDKGFDPLLAKMLAYYALRNEA, encoded by the coding sequence ATGGCTGGAACGCTCGGTTCGGAATACCTGGAGATCTCGCCCAATCTGTTGACCTGCCTGCCCCGGGCCAGGCCGCCGGTGAACCTCTACCGCTACGACGAAGGGGTGGACCGGGTTGTGCTTTACCGGGAGCGCGACCGAGTCCTCTCTTCCCGGGTCAAGGCCGAGATGGAGAGCATCTGCCAAGAGGGCAGGCTCTTCCTGGCCCGCGGAGACTTCGCGGCCTTCTCCGAACTGCTCTCGCGCAACCTGGGCGCGGCCCTGTTCGAGGACACCCTGGGTGACGGCGAAAAGGCCGTGGTGGTCGGCGACGCCCTGGCCGCCCGGCTGGGCGACTTTCTCTCCCAGCCCCTGGCCTCCACTGTGGAGCCCCTGGCCCACGACCTGGCCCTGCTGGCCGACTGGCTGTGGGCCGACTCCAACCGCGTCTTTTCCCTCAAGCGGGGCATCCGGGTCCGCCGGGAACTCACCGACCACGGGGTCAACGTCTGCCTGCTGGGCACCGCCCTGTACGTGCTCTCCAGCCACGAGAAGGACATCCGGGAGCATCTCTCCCAGGCCGCCCTGGGGTTTCTGCTGCACGACGTGGGCATGACCAACGTGCCCGACCACATCCGGGGCAAGGAATCCACCCTGCTGCACAAGGAGCGCGTGCGGGTGGAGGAACACCCAGAGGTGGGGCTGAAGATTCTCCGCAGGGTGGGGGGCCTGTCCGAACGGAGCCTGCGAGCCGTGGCCGAGCACCACGAGCGGCTGGACGGCTCCGGCTACCCGCGCCGTCTCAAGGCTGGGGAGATAAGCCGGGAGGGCCGCGTCTGCGCCCTGGCCGACGCCTACGCCGCCATGACCAACGAACGCCTCTACGCCCGCACTCTTTCAGCGGAGGAGGGCGCCAGGACCATTGTCTCGGACAAGGGTTTCGACCCGCTTTTGGCCAAGATGCTGGCCTACTACGCGCTCAGGAACGAGGCCTGA
- a CDS encoding PAS domain-containing protein: MAVQHPTTELERLRRENDRLKRENEELRGSRNGKASEMLAIAEALPVFIAHLDTGLRFLFANRHYERFFGRPASEIIGRHAREILGEENFEAARPGLEAGLRGEAATIEVPYRFNRQQGFFRRKVTPMTDSSGEVTGLIVMVEDITEWRRLEARSREHESILVQVGDLIPYGFWICNPQGGVEFLSQSFLDMLGRELDSCHEFGWSDHVQDTESDEEWSDCTSSRHDHLCRELDIEDRDGMTRHILSLGAPIRDDSGTVVKWSGVNLDVTERRLEQRQLAQRERRFRTLVEHLPELIVRIGRDGLFKYANPRITDITGMPHQEYIGMPLARFEESGRETDRRFAAAVRRVFISGNAEEHHFRYPTEDGERIFFTSLLPELNADGRPGSVLAVSRDITEQTRMRSELLRAKEEAEAANKAKSDFLANMSHELRTPVTGIMGMAELLLKRLQKEENLDYAAHILSSARVLLELISEVLDISKIEAGRMEIEPRPMELRPLLEQIRDEFVLRAEEQDNAIFLEVDEDVPDDVEADPQRLGQILRNLLSNACKFTREGEIRLSVERNPAEEGEGELLFTVSDSGSGIPEDKVSRIFEEFFQVENVLSKSTQGTGLGLAICKKLTSLMDGAIWFETAEGEGTVFHVLLPLPPVEKSEESTFAKGEGHPADALAQLPPLTVLVAEDNTVNRMFLRSFLEDAGHVVVEALDGLEAVEAVSRGGVDVVLMDVQMPRMNGREAAKAIREMPGGLSGTPIIALTAYAMDGDRERILSHGLDDYVAKPVDFADLARAIRSVLGLS; this comes from the coding sequence ATGGCAGTACAACACCCCACCACCGAGCTCGAACGCCTGCGCCGGGAAAACGACCGGTTAAAGCGGGAAAACGAGGAGCTGCGCGGCAGCCGCAACGGCAAGGCTTCAGAAATGCTGGCCATCGCCGAGGCTCTGCCCGTTTTCATCGCCCACCTGGATACCGGCCTCCGCTTCCTTTTCGCCAACAGGCACTACGAACGCTTCTTTGGCCGTCCCGCCAGCGAAATTATCGGCCGCCACGCCAGGGAGATTCTTGGGGAAGAGAACTTCGAGGCGGCCAGGCCAGGTCTGGAGGCCGGGCTGCGCGGCGAGGCCGCGACCATCGAGGTGCCCTACCGCTTCAACCGCCAGCAGGGCTTCTTCCGCCGCAAAGTCACGCCCATGACGGATTCCTCCGGCGAGGTAACGGGCCTCATCGTCATGGTGGAGGACATCACCGAATGGCGGAGGCTGGAGGCCCGCAGCCGGGAGCACGAGAGCATCCTGGTGCAGGTGGGCGACCTCATCCCCTACGGCTTCTGGATCTGCAACCCACAGGGCGGGGTTGAGTTCCTTTCCCAGTCCTTTCTGGACATGCTGGGCCGCGAGCTGGACTCCTGCCACGAATTCGGCTGGAGCGATCACGTCCAGGACACGGAGAGCGACGAGGAATGGAGCGACTGCACCTCCTCACGGCATGACCACCTTTGCCGTGAACTTGACATCGAGGACCGCGACGGGATGACGCGGCACATCCTCTCCCTTGGCGCGCCAATCCGCGATGACTCGGGAACCGTCGTCAAGTGGTCCGGGGTCAACCTCGATGTCACCGAGCGCAGGCTGGAGCAGCGGCAGCTGGCCCAGCGGGAACGGCGCTTCCGAACCCTGGTGGAGCACCTGCCCGAACTCATCGTGCGCATCGGCCGCGACGGCCTGTTTAAATACGCCAACCCCCGCATTACCGACATCACCGGGATGCCGCACCAGGAATACATCGGCATGCCCCTGGCCCGCTTCGAGGAGAGCGGACGGGAGACGGACCGCCGCTTCGCCGCCGCCGTGCGGCGGGTGTTCATCTCCGGTAACGCCGAGGAGCACCACTTCCGCTATCCCACCGAGGACGGCGAACGCATCTTCTTCACCTCCCTGCTGCCCGAACTGAACGCCGACGGCCGGCCCGGATCCGTCCTGGCCGTTTCCCGGGACATCACCGAGCAGACCAGGATGCGCTCCGAACTGCTGCGCGCCAAGGAGGAGGCCGAAGCGGCCAACAAGGCCAAGAGCGACTTTTTGGCCAACATGAGCCACGAGCTCCGCACACCCGTGACCGGCATCATGGGCATGGCCGAGCTGCTGCTCAAGCGGCTGCAAAAAGAGGAGAACCTGGACTACGCCGCCCACATCCTCTCCTCCGCGCGGGTGCTGCTGGAACTCATCTCAGAGGTGCTGGACATCTCAAAGATCGAGGCCGGGCGCATGGAGATAGAGCCCCGGCCCATGGAGCTGCGGCCGCTTCTGGAACAGATACGCGACGAATTCGTGCTGCGGGCCGAGGAGCAGGACAACGCCATCTTCCTGGAAGTGGACGAGGACGTGCCCGATGATGTGGAGGCCGATCCCCAACGGCTGGGCCAGATCCTGCGCAACCTGCTGTCCAACGCCTGCAAGTTCACCCGCGAAGGGGAAATCCGCTTGAGCGTGGAGCGCAATCCCGCCGAGGAGGGCGAGGGAGAGCTGCTTTTCACCGTTTCCGACTCCGGCAGCGGCATTCCCGAGGACAAGGTGTCGCGCATCTTCGAGGAGTTCTTCCAGGTGGAGAACGTCCTCAGCAAGTCCACCCAGGGCACCGGGCTCGGACTGGCCATCTGCAAGAAGCTGACCTCCCTCATGGACGGCGCCATCTGGTTCGAGACCGCCGAGGGGGAGGGAACGGTCTTCCACGTGCTGCTCCCCCTGCCCCCGGTCGAGAAATCCGAGGAATCCACTTTCGCGAAGGGCGAGGGCCACCCGGCCGACGCCCTAGCCCAACTGCCCCCGCTGACCGTGCTGGTGGCCGAGGACAACACCGTCAACCGCATGTTCCTGCGCTCCTTCCTGGAGGACGCGGGACACGTGGTGGTGGAAGCCCTGGACGGTTTGGAGGCGGTGGAGGCGGTAAGCCGGGGCGGCGTGGACGTGGTGCTCATGGACGTGCAGATGCCGCGCATGAACGGCCGGGAAGCGGCCAAGGCCATCCGGGAGATGCCCGGGGGCCTCTCCGGCACGCCCATCATCGCCCTGACAGCCTACGCCATGGACGGCGACCGCGAGCGCATCCTCTCCCACGGGCTGGACGACTACGTGGCCAAACCCGTGGACTTCGCCGACCTGGCCCGGGCCATCCGCTCGGTGCTCGGACTATCCTGA
- a CDS encoding HPF/RaiA family ribosome-associated protein, whose translation MQIPLEITFRNMETDWTTENLIREKVAKLEKVAPHMIGCRVAVEKDNASHDRGSPYRVRLDITVPPRKEVAVTRETTQGHLHEDLTQVVRDAFEAARKQLKKITEKQQKKVKSHPQQEVNGIVVRLFPEEDYGFIKTPQGQEVYFHRNAVAEDEYDRIVEGTGVNFTATMGTQGLQATTVSIEEKLGGGGPEGEPPDEATPTEGWQRT comes from the coding sequence ATGCAGATTCCATTGGAAATCACCTTCCGTAACATGGAGACCGACTGGACCACCGAGAACCTCATCAGGGAAAAAGTGGCCAAGTTGGAGAAGGTGGCTCCCCACATGATCGGCTGCCGGGTGGCCGTGGAGAAGGATAACGCCTCCCACGACAGGGGCAGCCCCTACCGGGTGCGGCTGGACATCACCGTGCCTCCTCGCAAGGAGGTGGCCGTCACGCGCGAGACCACCCAGGGACATCTGCACGAAGACCTGACCCAGGTGGTGCGGGACGCCTTCGAGGCCGCCCGCAAGCAGCTTAAGAAGATAACCGAGAAGCAGCAGAAGAAGGTCAAGAGCCATCCCCAGCAGGAGGTCAACGGAATCGTGGTCCGCCTCTTCCCCGAAGAGGACTACGGCTTCATCAAGACCCCGCAGGGGCAGGAGGTCTACTTCCACCGCAACGCCGTGGCCGAGGACGAATACGACCGCATCGTGGAGGGCACGGGGGTCAACTTCACGGCCACCATGGGCACCCAGGGACTGCAGGCCACAACCGTCTCCATCGAGGAGAAGCTGGGCGGCGGCGGTCCGGAAGGCGAGCCCCCGGACGAGGCCACCCCCACCGAGGGATGGCAGCGGACCTGA
- a CDS encoding SpoIIE family protein phosphatase, protein MSIRWKLLALLLAVSLVPVLLLRVNGQRTMRKLGDELSTRVSAVLVERARSELKRLVEDHARVLDRERQLLRLSLLAQAGRMEWVLSGGDPVDAPRWGMGMGHMRGQGMGMMREHMRDGGRESGEWRDGGEDEWMMGHMRLPPGASQEERESASRALSEVQPELAALRERLPDLVAWQWTVLGSGAMAVHPAPEKAPSGFLPRQSPWYRRALESEGPVWSGPLMDPITGKGLVFVISSRLSEGDENGVTALSVPAEALFHLQVHLGEMSEDLRPYLVEPGEAEGEVRVIATPDGGGDGRDWRGRWRPAEGTRNLRAGERGALEAMRADLLAGRSGVGQADVPRGAVIWAYAPAGGTSLLLEVPREDVTRAAESLSATVTALVGEQIRSTGVIVAGVLALIILLSVFLSRRMTADVSRLDRAARRLAEGDFEARSGVSGGDEVGRLGETFDRMVPALEERVRIKESLDVAREVQANLLPHAPPEAPGWQLAGRSLYCEETGGDFYDYLGFPGGRRLAVVGDVSGHGLSAALLMATSRAFLRGRAHTPDPLDTVTAEVNRLLVEDAFETGQFVTMLAVELGGEGELYVVRAGHEPCWLLDPESGEAAEAGEAGPALGIMEDASFTLARARLQPGMTAVAATDGAWECRSPDGEMYGKERFLACLRRSAGLSPEELVEAVMAELESFRGGKPPEDDITLLAVRRTG, encoded by the coding sequence ATGTCAATCCGCTGGAAGCTTTTGGCCCTGCTCCTGGCCGTTTCCCTGGTTCCGGTGCTGCTTTTGCGCGTCAACGGCCAGCGCACCATGCGCAAACTGGGCGATGAATTGTCCACACGCGTCTCCGCCGTGCTGGTGGAGCGCGCCCGCTCGGAGCTGAAGCGACTGGTGGAGGACCACGCCCGGGTTCTGGACCGCGAGCGGCAGCTTTTGCGCCTTTCCCTGCTGGCCCAGGCGGGCCGCATGGAATGGGTCCTGTCGGGCGGCGACCCTGTTGACGCGCCGCGATGGGGCATGGGCATGGGGCACATGCGCGGCCAGGGCATGGGCATGATGCGTGAACACATGCGCGACGGCGGCCGGGAATCCGGCGAATGGCGTGACGGCGGCGAGGACGAGTGGATGATGGGCCACATGCGCCTGCCGCCCGGGGCCAGCCAGGAGGAGAGGGAGAGCGCCAGCCGGGCTTTGTCCGAGGTGCAGCCGGAGTTGGCGGCCCTGCGCGAACGGCTGCCCGATCTGGTGGCCTGGCAGTGGACCGTGCTTGGCAGCGGGGCCATGGCCGTCCATCCCGCCCCGGAAAAGGCTCCCTCCGGCTTCCTCCCCCGCCAAAGCCCCTGGTACCGCCGGGCGCTGGAGTCCGAAGGACCGGTCTGGTCCGGCCCGCTGATGGACCCGATCACCGGCAAGGGGCTGGTTTTCGTCATTTCCTCCAGGCTGTCGGAGGGGGACGAGAACGGGGTAACGGCCCTCTCCGTCCCGGCCGAGGCTCTGTTCCACCTGCAGGTGCATCTGGGCGAGATGTCGGAGGACCTGCGCCCTTACCTGGTTGAGCCGGGAGAGGCAGAAGGGGAGGTGCGGGTCATCGCCACGCCGGACGGCGGCGGGGATGGCAGGGACTGGCGGGGGCGCTGGCGTCCGGCCGAGGGCACGCGGAACCTGCGGGCCGGGGAGCGGGGCGCGCTGGAGGCCATGCGGGCGGACCTGCTGGCTGGTCGCTCCGGCGTGGGCCAGGCGGACGTGCCGCGCGGCGCGGTTATCTGGGCCTACGCCCCGGCTGGCGGCACGTCCCTGCTGCTGGAGGTTCCCCGGGAGGACGTCACCCGGGCGGCCGAGTCCCTCTCAGCCACGGTCACCGCCCTGGTGGGCGAGCAGATCCGCTCCACCGGCGTCATTGTGGCCGGTGTGCTGGCGCTCATCATTCTGCTCTCGGTCTTTCTCTCCAGGCGCATGACAGCGGACGTCTCCAGGCTGGACCGTGCGGCCCGCAGGTTGGCCGAAGGCGACTTCGAGGCCCGTTCCGGGGTTTCCGGCGGGGACGAGGTCGGCCGGCTGGGCGAGACCTTCGACCGCATGGTGCCCGCCCTGGAGGAGCGGGTGCGCATCAAGGAGTCCCTGGACGTGGCCCGGGAGGTGCAGGCCAACCTGTTGCCCCACGCCCCGCCCGAGGCCCCGGGCTGGCAGCTGGCCGGTCGCTCCCTGTACTGCGAGGAGACCGGCGGCGACTTTTACGACTACCTGGGGTTCCCGGGCGGACGACGGCTGGCCGTGGTTGGGGACGTGTCCGGCCATGGCCTGTCCGCGGCCCTGCTCATGGCCACCTCCCGCGCCTTCCTGCGCGGCCGCGCCCACACTCCGGACCCCCTGGACACGGTCACGGCCGAGGTCAACCGGCTGCTGGTGGAGGACGCCTTCGAGACGGGGCAGTTCGTGACCATGCTGGCCGTGGAGCTTGGCGGGGAAGGGGAGTTGTACGTGGTGCGGGCCGGGCACGAACCGTGCTGGCTGCTGGACCCGGAGTCGGGCGAGGCGGCCGAGGCGGGGGAGGCGGGGCCCGCCCTGGGCATCATGGAGGACGCCTCCTTCACCCTGGCGCGGGCGCGGCTACAGCCCGGCATGACCGCCGTGGCGGCCACGGACGGAGCCTGGGAGTGCCGTTCTCCGGACGGGGAAATGTACGGCAAGGAGCGGTTCCTGGCCTGCCTGCGGCGCAGCGCCGGCCTCTCCCCGGAGGAACTGGTGGAAGCGGTCATGGCCGAGCTGGAGTCGTTCAGGGGCGGCAAGCCCCCGGAGGACGACATTACCCTGCTGGCGGTGCGGCGGACCGGCTAA